In Lysinibacillus sp. 2017, the DNA window TATAGAAGCACAGTATTTACTCGTTCAATCCAAAAACGATCCGATTGTCCGTGTTTCAAACACACAACAAAGTGAAGTTTTAGGAAATGTTCCAATCAATAGTATTGTAAAGGCCTATGTCATAGATTCTTATGGCTATACTTTCATTCAATATGGGGAATTATCAGGCTATGTTCAAAAACAATTACTCGTTAAACCTACAGTCCAAGCAAGAATTGTTAAAGAACCAAATGGGTTAAACGTTATGCACACTGCTAGCTCTTCTAGCTCACAAGTTGGCCATTTAGCTAATGGAACAACGGTAACGATGCTTACAAAATTAAATGATTGGGTGTTCGTCATAACAAATGAAGTGGCAGGATATGTTCATGGTAGTGGCTTGAAATACATCCCCTCAACTGCCGTTCCCAAAAAAACGACCATTCCAAAGCCTGCTGCATCAACTAAAAGAGTGGCATTAACATTTGATGATGGCCCTCATCCAAAAGTGACACAGCAAATTTTAAAAACATTGAAAAAGTATGATGCGAAGGCAACATTTTTCGTAGTTGGGGATTCAGTGAAAAAAAATCCAAAGGTACTAAAAGAAGTGTCTGCTGCGGGGCATGAAATTGGTAATCATACATTTAATCATGTTAAATTAACGACATTATCAGTGAAACAAATCCAATCACAAATTCAATCAACAGATGCAGAAGTAAAAGCAGTCATTGGTCATAATACAACCGTTTTCAGACCACCGTACGGGGCTTATAACAATAATGTAAAAGGTCAGCTGAAGGTACCCAATGTATTATGGACAATCGATACTCTTGATTGGAAGCATCACAATCCAACCAAAACATTACAAATCGTAAAAGCAAATGCTAAAAACGGCAGCATCATCTTAATGCACGACATTCATCAAACAACAGCCGACGCTTTAGATTCCGTACTTTCAACACTACAAAAGCAAGGTTATGAATTTGTAACTGTTTCAGAACTACTACAAAAATAAGAAAAGTTCCGCTTCGCATCTGAAGTGGAACTTTTTTAATCGTAATTATTAATTTCAACAAATGATACATATTCAGTAGCGATTTCATAATGACTGTTTACTTCAAGCCATGTAGCAAAATCTAATCCTTGTGAAACACCAGCTGCAGCAATCATTACTAAAAATAACGTACCCAAAGCTAAAAATAATGATAATACTTTGTGTGCTTTTTGCATTTCTTTGTTGGATTCTTTCCTACCTTTTTTTCGAACGAGCTGTAAAAAGCGAGATTCATTTTTCGGTAATGTCAATACATGTGTACATGCTAAGCATAATTGTGCTATATGATTATTTAAGACAACTGTTTCAATTTCAACAACTTCCGTGGAGCGCCCACAATTTTCGCAACAACCATTTGTCTCTTCTTCCATTACCAAAACCTCCTAACTTATTAATAATGCTATTTTAACATGAATTGTTAGAAAATTCTCTATATTAATGTGAATGTTTTTGACAATTTAAAAAACGTACAAAAAGTTCTTGTACGTTTTTTAAATCGAGTCGCTTACAGTGATTTTAGAAGTGCTAAAAACTCAGTTAAAGAAGTAACTTCAAATGTAGGGGTTACATCCGGATGTTGTGGTTTGTTTTCACGGTTAATCCATACATTACGCATCCCTACTCGAGAAGATCCTAAAATATCAGTCATTAAATTATCGCCAACCATTATGCCATTTTCTTTCGTTACTTGGGCCTTTTCCATCACATATTCAAAAATCGATGCGGCAGGTTTTCCAATTCCAAAGTCACCAGAAATAACAATATGATCAAAATAAGGTACGATTTCAGGTGTAATTTCTAATTTTAAATTTTGTAAGCTCGGTGCACCATTTGTTAGTAGTACAAGCTGGTATTTTCCTTTTAACGCATCTAATACAGCAAATGTATCCTCATAGAAAAAAGGCGCTTTTTTGCGTTCTTCTACAAAGCGTTCCCCTAGCTCCGCGCCAAATGTAGCATCCTCCACACCAAGTGCCTGTAACCCATTTGTCCAAGCTGCGGCACGATAGCCTGGTACAATTTCTTTCATCCTTTGAAATTGTGGAGTTGGGTCATCGAATGTTCCCCAAAGCCCCTCAAATGGATTAATTCCGATTAATACTGTGTAATCATATGTATCATAGCCTTCGTAAAGTGTTCTTGCCGCTTTACGTACTGCTTCTTCAAACGTCTTAGCATCTATGTTTTTTTGTGTACTCGCAAATTCACACGTTTTTTCAAAAGCAGTTTTTACTGATTTTTGATCAAATAGTAATGTGTCATCTAAATCGAAAATAATTGTCTTGATCGCCATTTTATACGCTCCTAAAATTCATTTCATTGCAGCTTTATTTTAGCATAACAAAACACTAGTGTTCTGATTTTTCTAAAATTTTAGTGGTTTTCAACAAAACAAAACCTCGCTTTTTAAGATTTCCATCAAAATAGCGAGGTCTTTTATCAATCTTTACTTTTTCTCACGGAGTTGCTTCATCAGTTGTTGGATACGCGCTTTTTGAGCATTTGTTTCTTCGTGTAATACGTTCATATTATACGTGATACCATTATCCTCAATACGAACGATATCACCTTCCTTTACGGGTACGACTATATCAGAACGATGGATAAGTAATTGTTCAGTTTCTTCTGGACGTTTTAAAAATATGGCATATTCGCCATCAAATCGATCTAACGTGTAGTTATGGTAACTCACTAACCATTTCCCCTTTCGCATTCAGTAATTGTGCAGCACAATGTAATCGAGCTCGTTGCCCCAATACCTGTCCACTTTGGTGCGTCCATTCCATAAGTATCGCCATCAGTTTACAACAATAGCGCAATAAGCAATGATGAAATTAAAAACACACAAGAAAAGACTAATTATTTTTACTCATCAAAAATAATTAGTCCTTTATAAATAGTTACGTTTTATATAATTCGTCCAAAATTAATATTATTTCATCAAAAAATGAGATGGATTAACCAGTCATCTTATTTCAATTAAAAAATTAAGCTATTTCAAATTGTTTAACCAAATTTTAACCTTTATTACTTATACTGTATATAGAAGGTAGAAGTAACTCATAGTTTTCACTATATAATTTTACATTTTAATGTATTTTCCAACAAACATTGGATTTAAATAACAGAATATTTTATCATTTGGATAATTATCAATTATATTTGGAGGTGTAAGTATGAATCTAGTTAATAAGAAGGCATCCTTTCAATTTACAAACATCTTAAATCGATTGTCGATTAATGTGCAGAACTTTGACTTATCTCGCTGTGACGAACGTACTTTTTACATTACGATTGCGGTCCAACATGTTAATCATTCAACGACTTGTGATTTAATTTTTTTAATTGATCGCGATGAATTATTCGGGGCTATTTCATTAAATAATTTATATGAAAATGTTCAAAATTTCTTTGTAAAACACTTTAATTACAGTTTGCTGTATATCGATGAAATGCAAATTGCACAGCGAGCTTCTGAAAATAAAAAATTCACAGAATGCATGCGTACCTACATGCAAAAGTATCCGAAATACGAAGCAAAGTTATCATAAAAAAAGGGTCACACAAATTGTGTGGCCCCTCTTTTTTATAGTCCATCATATAATGATTGAATCGGTTGTGTGATGACACGGTTTACTTCTTCAATAACAGTACTTAAAGCCATTTCCGCCTCAAGCATAGCTAGAATTTTTACATCTTGCTGTGCTAATTGTGCTGTTTTTTGAAGATATCCATATTCTTCTTCCGTTAGATCTTCACCAGCAACTTGTTTTTGTTGCAGCTTCATTTGAATATCACGGAAGTTTGTAAATAATACTTTGGCTTGCTCATCCGCACGAACCTCATCCACTGCCTTTTGTAAATTAGCAAACTCATCTGTTTTACGTAAAGTTGCTTGTAACTTATTTAAATCCTCATAAATATTAATCATTTTTCCTGCCTGCTTTCTTCATTTTAATTTGTCATT includes these proteins:
- a CDS encoding DUF3006 domain-containing protein, which codes for MRKGKWLVSYHNYTLDRFDGEYAIFLKRPEETEQLLIHRSDIVVPVKEGDIVRIEDNGITYNMNVLHEETNAQKARIQQLMKQLREKK
- a CDS encoding HAD family hydrolase produces the protein MAIKTIIFDLDDTLLFDQKSVKTAFEKTCEFASTQKNIDAKTFEEAVRKAARTLYEGYDTYDYTVLIGINPFEGLWGTFDDPTPQFQRMKEIVPGYRAAAWTNGLQALGVEDATFGAELGERFVEERKKAPFFYEDTFAVLDALKGKYQLVLLTNGAPSLQNLKLEITPEIVPYFDHIVISGDFGIGKPAASIFEYVMEKAQVTKENGIMVGDNLMTDILGSSRVGMRNVWINRENKPQHPDVTPTFEVTSLTEFLALLKSL
- a CDS encoding polysaccharide deacetylase family protein translates to MRKTILRFTILFVTAIAFVSFSTYASAELNPTVQITTTDIIIFDENLQYEIASLSPNSIVTVLSKSNGWTKVNYQSQIGLIESSKLKNIEAQYLLVQSKNDPIVRVSNTQQSEVLGNVPINSIVKAYVIDSYGYTFIQYGELSGYVQKQLLVKPTVQARIVKEPNGLNVMHTASSSSSQVGHLANGTTVTMLTKLNDWVFVITNEVAGYVHGSGLKYIPSTAVPKKTTIPKPAASTKRVALTFDDGPHPKVTQQILKTLKKYDAKATFFVVGDSVKKNPKVLKEVSAAGHEIGNHTFNHVKLTTLSVKQIQSQIQSTDAEVKAVIGHNTTVFRPPYGAYNNNVKGQLKVPNVLWTIDTLDWKHHNPTKTLQIVKANAKNGSIILMHDIHQTTADALDSVLSTLQKQGYEFVTVSELLQK
- a CDS encoding DNA polymerase III subunit delta, with the translated sequence MEEETNGCCENCGRSTEVVEIETVVLNNHIAQLCLACTHVLTLPKNESRFLQLVRKKGRKESNKEMQKAHKVLSLFLALGTLFLVMIAAAGVSQGLDFATWLEVNSHYEIATEYVSFVEINNYD
- a CDS encoding YlbF family regulator → MINIYEDLNKLQATLRKTDEFANLQKAVDEVRADEQAKVLFTNFRDIQMKLQQKQVAGEDLTEEEYGYLQKTAQLAQQDVKILAMLEAEMALSTVIEEVNRVITQPIQSLYDGL